Part of the Pseudomonas sp. ADAK13 genome is shown below.
CCTCCAACAAACTATTCTCCGTACGTGCCGGCCTCAGCACCGAAGTCGCCTTGTGTAATGCCAGCGAGATTCTTGAATCGGCGGCTGTCAGCGCCTATGACTGTGCCGAGCATCTTGATGGGGCCAGCCGCAAGCAAGTGTTGGCAGTGGTGCAATTGGTGGAGATGGCGCAGTTGTTGGTGGATGAGGCGCTGAACCGGGAGTGTCCGGTGGCCTGATCACATCCGAAATCCAACTGGCAACATAAATCCAGTGTGGGAGCGGTTGGTCAGGAGCGCGGGTTTGTCAGCAGGCTCGCGATCACTCCCACGCTGATCGTTCCCACGCTCTGCGTGGGAATGCCGCCTCGGACGCTCCGCCCCGCTGCCGACGCGACATTGAAGCCTTGCGCGAGGGTGACGCGGAGCGTCACGGTATGCATTCCCACGCGGAGCGTGGGAACGATCGGTCGCCCGGTTTATCAGTAGCGAATCATCACCGACTTGAGCTCGGTGTAGTCCTCGATAAAGGCCCCGCCAAACTCACGCCCCACCCCCGAAGACTTGTTGCCGCCAAACGGCACCGCCGGGTCGAGCATCGTGTGCATGTTCACCCATACCGTGCCCGCGTTGATCGCCGGCACCATGCGCAGGGCCTTGCTCAAGTCGTTGGTCCAGAGGCTGGCGCTCAGGCCGTAGGGCGTGTTGTTCATCAGTTCCAGCAGTTCTTCCTCGGTGTCGTAGGGGAAGAACGTGGCGATCGGGCCGAAGGTTTCTTCGTTGAGCAGGGTGTCGTTGATCGTGTTGGCGAGAATCACGGTGGGCTCCACATAGCAGCCCGGGCCCTCGATCAGCTTGCCGCCGTGGACAATCGTATTGTTCTCGGCGCGGGCCTTGGCGAAAAACCATTCGAGTTTCTTTTGGTGCTGGCGGTTGGTCACCGGGCCGAATTCGGTGCGTTCGTCCAGTGGCGAGCCGATGTTCAACCGGCTCAGGCGTTGCGCCAATTTCTCCATGATCGGCTCGATCTGCGAGCGGTGGGCGAAGAAGCGTTCGGCCGCCGCGCAGATTTGCCCGGAGTGCAGGAAACCGGCTTCGATGATGCCGTTGACCGCCTTGTCGAGGTCCACATCCCGCAGGAATCCGGCGGAATTTTTGCCGCCCAGCTCCAGGGTTGCCCGGGTCAGCCCGGCGCCCATGGCGCTACGGCCCACGGCGATGCCGGTGGGCACCGAGCCGGTAAACGAGACCTTGTCGGTGCCCGGATGCTCCACCAGGCCCTGGCCCACGTGCCCGCCACCGGTCAACACGTTCAGCACGCCCGCCGGCAGGCCGGCGTCGACGGCCAGTTCGGCGATGCGCAGGATGGTCAGCGGGGTGAATTCGCTGGGCTTGATGATGATGCTGCAACCGGTCACCAGCGCCGAGGCGAGTTTCCAGATGGCGATCATGGTCGAGAAATTCCACGGCACGATGCCCACCACCACGCCCACCGGTTCGCGCAGGGTGAACGCGGTGTAGCGTTCGCCGGCGAAGGAGGGCAGTGACGGGGTGATGGTCTGGCCGCTGATCTTGGTGGCCCAGCCGGCGTAGTACCGCAGGAAGTGCGCGGCCTGGTCCACTTCAAAGGCCCGTGAAATCTGGATGATCTTGCCCGACTGGCAGGTTTCGATCTGCGCCAGTTCTTCGCGATGTTGCTCCAGCAGCTCGGCGAGTTTCAGCAGCACATTGCCGCGTGTCGCCGGTGCGGTTTGGGACCATTGCCGGAAGCCGCGCCGGGCGGATTCCACCGCCGCGTCGATATCCGCAAGGTCGGCGTCGGCCACGTGGGCGATCACTTCGCCGTTGGCCGGGTTGGTCACCTCCAGGGTCTGGCTGGAATGGCTCTGGACGTAACCGCCGTCGATGAACAAGGCATGGTTTCGACCAAGGAAGGCGTGGACTTCAGGCAGCAGCGCAACATCGCTCATGGGATTTTCCTGCTCGCAAAAGCCCGAGGTTAACCAGCCTGGGCGGCCCGGGCTTGTCTCTGTCTGCCGGACGATATGCCTGTGGCTGCCAGGCCTGTGGAAAGTGCAATCTTGGCTGTGGAAGGTGCATTTTCCAGTGGTGTTGCCCGTTCCATACTGGCCCCACATCCAGCGCCGTTCGTTGAGTTTGAACGCCAGCCGGACATCCAATAATAAGCAGGGCCGTCCATGAAAAAGCCAAACCCGCTCCTCGAAGACCTCAAGGCGATTCTGCCGACCATCGCTGCCAACGCCTTCCAGGCCGAGCAGGACCGCAAGGTTCCCGAC
Proteins encoded:
- a CDS encoding DUF6124 family protein → MKKVSPNPPHYLNDQKFHDAAQRAFKHYDLNSEPAASPPSSNKLFSVRAGLSTEVALCNASEILESAAVSAYDCAEHLDGASRKQVLAVVQLVEMAQLLVDEALNRECPVA
- a CDS encoding aldehyde dehydrogenase family protein; this translates as MSDVALLPEVHAFLGRNHALFIDGGYVQSHSSQTLEVTNPANGEVIAHVADADLADIDAAVESARRGFRQWSQTAPATRGNVLLKLAELLEQHREELAQIETCQSGKIIQISRAFEVDQAAHFLRYYAGWATKISGQTITPSLPSFAGERYTAFTLREPVGVVVGIVPWNFSTMIAIWKLASALVTGCSIIIKPSEFTPLTILRIAELAVDAGLPAGVLNVLTGGGHVGQGLVEHPGTDKVSFTGSVPTGIAVGRSAMGAGLTRATLELGGKNSAGFLRDVDLDKAVNGIIEAGFLHSGQICAAAERFFAHRSQIEPIMEKLAQRLSRLNIGSPLDERTEFGPVTNRQHQKKLEWFFAKARAENNTIVHGGKLIEGPGCYVEPTVILANTINDTLLNEETFGPIATFFPYDTEEELLELMNNTPYGLSASLWTNDLSKALRMVPAINAGTVWVNMHTMLDPAVPFGGNKSSGVGREFGGAFIEDYTELKSVMIRY